The following are from one region of the Silene latifolia isolate original U9 population chromosome 9, ASM4854445v1, whole genome shotgun sequence genome:
- the LOC141599428 gene encoding uncharacterized protein LOC141599428 — translation MASTFKHFFSLLSIFFLIPLTLSAAIETSNTDYDITHKNNNGLGEEEKTFEVFKSKLKFVYGHNNHEPNPKKGHVAYAYDQLDQGQFENDDKKLLQKSDGKSDEVACDSYNSCPSNATCCCTYTYGPYCLSWGCCPLEKGVCCANDPSQCCPRHRPICDVRKSTCKKKKNSQFSSKALKLSPV, via the exons ATGGCGTCTACGTTTAAACACTTCTTCTCCCTTCTATCAATCTTCTTCTTGATTCCCCTTACTCTATCGGCCGCCATCGAAACGTCGAATACAGACTACGACATAACACACAAAAACAACAATGGCTTGGGTGAAGAAGAGAAGACGTTTGAAGTTTTCAAGAGTAAGCTTAAGTTCGTATATGGTCACAATAATCACGAGCCTAATCCAAAGAAAGGCCATGTTGCTTATGCATATGATCAACTAGACCAAGGGCAATTTG AAAACGATGATAAGAAGCTGTTGCAAAAGTCAGATGGTAAGTCGGATGAAGTAGCGTGTGACTCATATAACTCATGCCCGAGTAACGCAACATGTTGTTGCACCTATACATATGGACCGTATTGCTTATCATGGGGTTGCTGCCCTTTGGAAAAAGGTGTGTGTTGTGCTAATGATCCTTCCCAGTGTTGCCCTCGTCACCGTCCAATTTGCGACGTCCGTAAAAGCACTTGCAAAAAG AAGAAGAATAGCCAGTTTAGTAGCAAGGCATTAAAGCTAAGTCCGGTATAA